The Sphingobacterium bambusae genome includes a window with the following:
- a CDS encoding ammonium transporter yields the protein MSTAQKKSLFPFFIMVALVVIAFFNPSLPTNANEYEYNGADVAWMLTSTALVLIMTPGLAYFYGGMVKKKNVISTMLQSFICMAVVAVIWIAFGFSLVFGDSVGGIIGNPMSFFMFDGVLDHEPWAGAPTIPFALFAMYQLKFAIITPALITGAFAERIRFTSYILFICLFFIFIYAPLAHATWHPDGILFKMGVLDFAGGTVVHMSAGLTALASAIYLKQGNECKEHTPARITYVLLGTGLLWFGWFGFNAGSAFGASALAATAMATTTAASGAAAVMYILFDAARGTKPSAMGTCIGVVVGLVAITPAAGFVTVPHSIVIGAVAAIISRLLIEWRTKSNIDDTLDVFPSHGVGGMVGMILTGVFAHSAINGAVETNGLYYGETGLFTAHIIGLLGATVFILVLAFVLLKVTDIITPLRVNAQEELEGLDLSQHGEKL from the coding sequence ATGTCTACAGCACAGAAAAAATCATTATTTCCTTTTTTTATCATGGTTGCGTTGGTGGTAATAGCTTTTTTTAATCCATCCTTACCTACGAATGCAAACGAATACGAGTATAACGGTGCCGATGTAGCTTGGATGCTTACGTCGACAGCACTTGTTTTGATCATGACACCAGGGTTGGCTTACTTTTACGGGGGTATGGTGAAAAAGAAAAATGTCATTTCGACGATGTTGCAGAGTTTTATCTGTATGGCGGTTGTGGCGGTAATATGGATTGCATTTGGCTTCAGTTTGGTTTTTGGAGATTCGGTAGGCGGGATTATCGGAAATCCAATGAGCTTTTTCATGTTTGACGGCGTGTTGGATCACGAGCCCTGGGCAGGTGCACCCACCATTCCTTTTGCGTTGTTTGCTATGTACCAATTGAAGTTTGCTATTATTACGCCTGCTTTAATTACCGGCGCATTTGCTGAGCGCATACGTTTTACCTCGTATATTCTTTTTATTTGTCTATTCTTTATATTCATTTATGCGCCACTTGCGCATGCTACTTGGCATCCAGATGGAATATTGTTTAAAATGGGGGTCTTGGATTTTGCCGGTGGAACCGTCGTGCACATGTCGGCTGGTTTAACCGCACTTGCGTCGGCTATCTATCTGAAGCAAGGAAACGAATGCAAAGAGCATACGCCAGCAAGGATTACCTATGTTCTTCTTGGCACGGGCTTACTATGGTTCGGTTGGTTTGGTTTTAATGCGGGTTCTGCATTTGGCGCATCAGCGCTAGCGGCAACAGCTATGGCCACAACAACTGCTGCATCGGGTGCGGCTGCTGTGATGTATATTCTGTTTGATGCTGCACGAGGTACTAAGCCGTCAGCTATGGGAACTTGTATTGGTGTAGTGGTGGGTTTGGTTGCCATTACTCCTGCAGCGGGATTCGTTACGGTTCCTCATTCCATCGTGATTGGCGCTGTAGCCGCCATTATCAGCAGGCTGCTTATCGAATGGCGTACAAAATCCAATATTGACGATACTTTAGATGTTTTTCCAAGTCACGGTGTTGGTGGCATGGTCGGCATGATCCTTACAGGTGTATTTGCGCATTCTGCGATAAATGGAGCTGTAGAAACCAATGGATTGTATTATGGCGAAACAGGTTTATTTACCGCTCATATCATTGGGTTACTCGGTGCAACGGTGTTTATTTTAGTATTGGCATTCGTATTGCTTAAAGTTACGGATATCATCACCCCACTTCGGGTGAATGCACAAGAAGAATTGGAAGGACTGGATCTTTCACAGCACGGTGAAAAATTATAA
- a CDS encoding BON domain-containing protein: MVYNMNWSVIKGGAIVALLLILASCKPQVSDADVKAKVETIVATHPNVVVAVKRGKVTLSGIVGTEEDRRNLTAAAKEADPQNVKEVIDDLTVATLPSDSTHTDAELKNKVDLLTKDFPHVKAEIIDGTIRVSGSVDPNDMEKVKMGFEELNARQLDMSALKINQKKP; the protein is encoded by the coding sequence ATGGTATATAATATGAATTGGTCAGTCATTAAAGGAGGGGCGATTGTGGCACTATTACTTATACTGGCAAGTTGCAAGCCGCAGGTATCCGATGCAGATGTGAAGGCAAAAGTGGAAACGATTGTTGCTACGCATCCCAATGTTGTAGTGGCGGTGAAGCGCGGCAAGGTCACCTTGTCTGGAATTGTCGGTACCGAAGAGGATCGGCGAAATTTGACAGCGGCAGCAAAGGAGGCAGATCCACAAAATGTGAAAGAAGTGATCGATGACCTTACGGTTGCTACGCTACCTAGTGATAGCACACATACGGATGCAGAACTGAAGAATAAAGTGGACCTGCTCACAAAAGATTTCCCCCATGTAAAAGCAGAAATTATTGATGGCACCATACGTGTGTCAGGTTCCGTTGATCCAAATGACATGGAAAAAGTTAAGATGGGTTTCGAAGAATTAAACGCTAGACAGTTGGATATGTCGGCGCTAAAAATCAACCAAAAAAAGCCATAA
- the murA gene encoding UDP-N-acetylglucosamine 1-carboxyvinyltransferase has product MNAFEIIGGKKLQGEIVPQGAKNEALQILSAVLLTEDKMTISNIPDIKDVNKLIDLLAALGVSVNRVNKDTYEFEAKNINIDYFQSEEFKHKGGGLRGSIMIVGPLLARFGKAAIPKPGGDKIGRRRLDTHFLGFEKLGAKFVYDAENNFFNVDATALKGTYILLDEASVTGTANVVMAAVLAKGTTTIYNAACEPYLQQLCKMLNRMGANISGIGSNLLTIEGVERLGGTEHRMLPDMIEIGSFIGLAAMTGSEITIKDVCFKELGIIPTVFAKLGIQFELRGDDIFIPAQDSYEIDTFIDGSILTVSDAPWPGFTPDLLSIVLVTAIQAKGNVLIHQKMFESRLFFVDKLIDMGAQIILCDPHRATVIGLNKQTKLRGIEMTSPDIRAGVSLLIAALSAQGKSVIYNIEQIERGYQDIEERLKALGADIRRVEAQPSH; this is encoded by the coding sequence ATGAATGCATTTGAAATAATTGGTGGAAAAAAACTACAAGGGGAGATTGTTCCCCAAGGTGCAAAAAATGAAGCATTGCAGATTTTATCTGCGGTGTTGCTTACGGAAGATAAAATGACGATAAGCAACATTCCTGATATCAAGGATGTGAATAAGCTGATCGACCTATTGGCCGCCTTGGGCGTTTCTGTTAATCGTGTAAACAAAGATACGTACGAGTTCGAGGCTAAAAATATTAATATCGACTACTTCCAGTCTGAAGAATTTAAACATAAAGGCGGGGGCTTACGTGGCTCCATCATGATTGTTGGTCCATTGCTAGCACGCTTTGGGAAGGCGGCTATCCCAAAACCGGGAGGAGATAAGATTGGTCGCCGCCGTTTAGATACGCACTTTTTGGGTTTTGAGAAGTTGGGCGCAAAATTTGTCTACGATGCCGAGAATAACTTTTTCAACGTAGATGCCACAGCTTTAAAGGGCACCTATATTCTTTTGGACGAGGCTTCCGTAACGGGTACTGCCAACGTGGTGATGGCAGCAGTCTTAGCAAAAGGAACTACCACTATTTATAATGCGGCTTGTGAACCTTATCTGCAGCAGCTTTGCAAGATGCTTAACCGCATGGGAGCAAACATCTCTGGTATTGGCTCTAATTTATTGACCATAGAAGGGGTGGAGCGTTTGGGCGGAACCGAGCATCGTATGTTACCCGATATGATCGAAATTGGTTCATTCATTGGTCTCGCTGCAATGACTGGGTCTGAAATAACGATCAAGGATGTTTGCTTTAAAGAGCTTGGCATTATTCCTACGGTCTTTGCTAAACTTGGTATTCAATTTGAACTGCGCGGTGACGATATCTTCATACCTGCACAGGATTCCTATGAAATTGATACCTTTATCGACGGTTCTATTTTGACCGTTTCCGATGCTCCTTGGCCAGGGTTTACGCCTGATTTGTTAAGCATTGTCTTGGTAACGGCCATTCAAGCTAAGGGTAATGTCCTTATCCATCAAAAGATGTTCGAAAGCCGTCTTTTCTTTGTGGATAAACTGATTGATATGGGGGCACAGATTATTCTTTGCGATCCGCATCGTGCTACGGTAATTGGTTTAAACAAACAAACAAAGCTTCGTGGTATTGAAATGACTTCGCCGGATATTCGTGCAGGTGTCTCTCTATTGATTGCGGCACTATCTGCGCAGGGTAAATCGGTTATTTATAATATCGAACAAATTGAAAGGGGATATCAGGATATCGAAGAGCGTCTGAAGGCTTTAGGAGCTGATATTCGTCGTGTAGAAGCACAGCCTTCGCATTAA
- the lepA gene encoding translation elongation factor 4 — protein sequence MKHIRNFCIIAHIDHGKSTLADRLLEFTNTISQREAQAQLLDNMDLERERGITIKSHAIQMEYTQDGQQYILNLIDTPGHVDFSYEVSRSIAACEGALLIVDASQGIQAQTISNLYLALEHDLEIIPILNKMDLPGAMPEEVKDQIIDLIGGKREDIIPASGKTGMGIPDILRAIVERVPAPVGDPTAPLQALIFDSVFNSFRGIMAYFKVENGEIRKGDKVKFVATGKEYFADEIGTLKLNQVAKDVVRTGDVGYIISGIKEAREVKVGDTITHRERPCDAAIQGFEEVKPMVFAGIYPVDTEDYEELRESMHRLQLNDASLVFEPESSAALGFGFRCGFLGMLHMEIIQERLEREFDMTVITTVPNVSYKAFLSKDQEEITVHNPSDLPDPSKLDFIEEPYIKANIITKSDFVGPVMSLCIQKRGTIINQSYLTSDRVELVFEMPMGEIVFDFYDKLKTISKGYASFDYHQIGYRKSDLVKLDIRLNDEPVDALSSLIHRSNAYDFGKKICEKLKELLPRQQFEIRIQASIGAKIIARETISALRKDVTAKCYGGDISRKRKLLEKQKKGKKRMRQVGNVEIPQSAFMAVLKLD from the coding sequence ATGAAGCATATACGTAATTTTTGTATTATCGCACATATTGACCATGGCAAAAGTACCTTGGCAGATAGGCTGTTGGAATTTACAAATACCATTTCTCAGCGCGAAGCCCAAGCACAATTGTTGGATAATATGGATTTGGAGCGCGAGCGTGGTATCACCATTAAATCGCATGCTATCCAAATGGAATATACCCAAGATGGTCAGCAATATATACTGAACTTGATTGATACGCCGGGACACGTAGACTTCTCCTATGAGGTGTCACGTTCTATTGCGGCATGTGAAGGCGCTTTGTTGATTGTAGATGCTTCTCAAGGTATTCAGGCGCAAACAATATCAAATTTATATTTAGCCTTGGAACATGATCTCGAGATCATTCCTATCCTAAACAAAATGGATCTTCCGGGTGCTATGCCCGAAGAAGTGAAAGACCAGATCATTGATTTGATTGGTGGAAAACGTGAAGATATCATCCCGGCTTCCGGAAAAACAGGAATGGGAATTCCTGATATTCTGCGTGCTATTGTGGAGCGTGTTCCTGCACCGGTGGGTGATCCAACAGCACCACTTCAGGCTTTGATTTTTGACTCCGTATTTAATTCATTCCGCGGTATTATGGCCTATTTCAAAGTAGAAAATGGCGAAATCCGTAAAGGGGATAAGGTGAAGTTCGTCGCAACAGGTAAAGAGTATTTTGCCGACGAGATTGGTACCTTAAAATTGAATCAGGTAGCCAAGGATGTGGTACGAACAGGAGATGTAGGGTATATTATTTCGGGTATCAAGGAAGCGCGCGAGGTTAAAGTCGGCGATACCATTACACATCGTGAGCGTCCTTGCGACGCGGCGATACAAGGTTTTGAAGAAGTGAAGCCGATGGTATTTGCTGGTATCTATCCCGTTGATACGGAAGACTATGAAGAACTGCGCGAGTCCATGCATCGCCTGCAGCTGAATGACGCTTCTTTGGTGTTTGAACCGGAATCGTCCGCAGCTTTGGGTTTCGGTTTTCGCTGTGGTTTCTTGGGTATGCTCCACATGGAGATTATTCAAGAACGTTTGGAACGCGAGTTCGATATGACCGTTATCACCACGGTGCCCAACGTGTCGTACAAAGCTTTTTTGTCTAAAGACCAAGAAGAGATTACGGTACACAACCCATCCGATTTACCCGATCCTAGCAAATTAGACTTTATTGAAGAGCCTTACATTAAGGCCAATATTATCACGAAATCTGACTTCGTTGGTCCGGTGATGTCGTTATGTATTCAAAAGCGGGGTACAATCATCAACCAATCCTACTTGACATCTGATCGGGTAGAACTGGTTTTTGAAATGCCGATGGGCGAGATTGTTTTTGACTTTTATGACAAGCTGAAAACGATATCTAAAGGATATGCCTCTTTCGATTACCACCAAATTGGCTATCGTAAATCTGATTTGGTTAAGCTCGATATCCGATTGAATGATGAGCCTGTAGATGCCTTGTCGTCCCTTATCCACCGTAGTAACGCATACGACTTCGGTAAGAAGATTTGTGAGAAATTAAAGGAACTTCTACCGCGTCAGCAGTTTGAAATACGTATACAGGCGTCAATCGGTGCTAAGATTATCGCTCGCGAGACGATATCGGCTCTTCGTAAGGACGTGACGGCAAAATGCTATGGAGGGGATATCTCCCGTAAACGTAAACTTTTGGAAAAACAAAAGAAAGGAAAAAAACGCATGCGGCAGGTAGGAAATGTGGAAATTCCACAATCGGCGTTTATGGCCGTTTTAAAACTGGATTAA
- a CDS encoding DUF4290 domain-containing protein, with amino-acid sequence MDFDYNSTRPKLILAEYGRNVQNMVDYICTLPTQEERNRYAQVVIDMMGVLNPHLRDVSDFKHKLWDHLHIISDFKIDVESPYPVPDRDAIHKKPELLNYPQHSIRFKHYGYTVERMIEKALAMPTPEYRERMAISVANFMKMAYTTWNKDSVQDEHIIQDLFELSKGQLRLPADTVLTKLDFKTPPPGNRIKSAPANNNNNNNNSHSNHQKSGGSGHSHGHRDNNRKFSGGGGGGGKKTFVPKKGGFKR; translated from the coding sequence ATGGATTTCGATTACAATAGCACCCGGCCAAAGCTCATTTTGGCAGAATATGGAAGGAATGTACAGAACATGGTAGACTACATCTGTACGCTTCCAACCCAAGAAGAAAGAAACCGCTATGCACAGGTGGTCATTGATATGATGGGGGTTCTTAACCCGCACCTGCGCGATGTATCGGATTTCAAACATAAACTATGGGATCACCTCCATATTATCTCTGACTTTAAAATCGATGTGGAGTCGCCTTACCCGGTGCCCGATCGTGACGCTATCCATAAAAAGCCGGAATTGTTAAACTATCCGCAGCATTCCATCCGTTTTAAGCATTACGGATATACTGTAGAACGGATGATTGAAAAGGCTTTAGCTATGCCGACGCCTGAATATAGGGAGCGTATGGCCATTTCGGTAGCGAATTTCATGAAAATGGCATACACCACGTGGAACAAGGATTCGGTGCAAGATGAACATATTATACAGGACTTATTCGAGCTTTCGAAAGGACAGCTTCGCCTGCCTGCCGACACCGTGTTGACGAAACTGGATTTCAAAACACCGCCTCCGGGAAATCGGATCAAGAGCGCTCCTGCGAATAATAATAACAACAATAACAATAGTCATAGTAATCATCAAAAGAGCGGCGGCTCAGGACATAGTCATGGCCATCGTGATAATAACAGAAAATTCAGCGGCGGTGGCGGCGGAGGAGGAAAGAAGACCTTCGTTCCGAAAAAAGGCGGCTTTAAAAGATAA
- a CDS encoding bifunctional 5,10-methylenetetrahydrofolate dehydrogenase/5,10-methenyltetrahydrofolate cyclohydrolase, whose protein sequence is MNLLDGKLVSAKIKEDIKRDAAVFTAEAGRKPHLVAILVGNDGGSETYVASKMRNCELVGFESTNIRYNVEITEAELIAKIQEINQDPTIDGLIVQLPLPKHIDPDKITEAIDYRKDVDGFHPINLGRMQRNLPCFIPATPYGIMLMLDHYGIETAGKKAVVVGRSNIVGSPMSILLARNSTPGNCTVTLTHSRTANLKEEVLAGDIVVAAIGRKNFVTAEMVKEGAVVIDVGINREDSTETKSGFKLYGDVDFEEVSKKASWITPVPGGVGLMTIVGLLKNTLEAAKGTIYSK, encoded by the coding sequence ATGAATTTATTAGATGGTAAGCTGGTTTCAGCAAAGATAAAAGAAGACATCAAGCGAGATGCCGCAGTATTTACTGCGGAGGCAGGGCGTAAGCCTCACCTCGTTGCAATCTTGGTGGGTAACGATGGTGGTAGTGAGACATACGTCGCAAGTAAGATGCGCAATTGTGAATTGGTGGGTTTTGAATCGACGAATATTCGCTATAACGTGGAGATCACAGAAGCCGAACTGATAGCTAAGATTCAAGAAATCAACCAAGATCCGACTATCGACGGATTAATTGTCCAACTTCCTCTACCGAAACATATCGATCCGGATAAAATTACCGAAGCGATCGATTACCGTAAAGACGTGGATGGCTTCCATCCGATCAATCTAGGTCGTATGCAGCGCAATCTTCCCTGTTTTATTCCAGCAACACCTTATGGTATCATGCTGATGTTAGACCACTATGGTATTGAGACAGCAGGTAAAAAAGCCGTTGTTGTGGGACGTAGTAACATCGTTGGTTCACCGATGAGCATTTTATTGGCCCGCAATAGTACCCCTGGAAATTGTACGGTGACGCTTACACATAGTCGTACAGCCAACTTAAAAGAAGAGGTTCTTGCAGGCGATATCGTAGTTGCTGCAATCGGACGTAAGAACTTCGTGACTGCAGAGATGGTGAAGGAAGGCGCTGTAGTGATCGATGTAGGGATTAATCGCGAAGATTCAACAGAGACGAAATCAGGATTTAAGTTGTATGGAGACGTGGATTTTGAAGAGGTGTCTAAAAAAGCCTCTTGGATCACACCCGTACCGGGCGGTGTAGGTTTAATGACTATAGTAGGTTTGCTAAAGAACACCTTGGAAGCAGCGAAAGGAACAATTTATTCCAAATAA
- a CDS encoding SH3 domain-containing protein, which translates to MTLLDKYKLLLDTAKSSNIEDLVYVEQEGVLQINGTAPNADVKNKLWNVYNQIDPNYISGEVSLNVDLPHSTGGTLARIITQEETLNVRKGPGIDQPILAEIHKDEQLTLISPANDQWWLVRTKEGQEGYCYAQYVEPLTS; encoded by the coding sequence ATGACGCTGTTAGACAAATATAAATTGTTGTTGGATACTGCTAAGTCTTCAAATATTGAAGACTTAGTGTATGTGGAGCAAGAGGGTGTGCTTCAGATTAATGGGACTGCACCTAATGCTGATGTGAAGAACAAGCTTTGGAACGTATATAATCAAATCGATCCCAATTATATTTCTGGAGAGGTATCGCTGAATGTGGATTTGCCACATTCTACCGGCGGCACGTTAGCTCGTATCATCACACAGGAAGAAACGCTCAATGTTAGAAAAGGGCCAGGGATCGATCAGCCTATTTTAGCAGAAATACATAAGGATGAACAGCTGACACTAATAAGCCCCGCCAACGACCAATGGTGGCTTGTGCGCACCAAAGAAGGACAAGAAGGCTATTGTTATGCCCAATATGTAGAGCCTTTAACATCGTAA
- a CDS encoding MBL fold metallo-hydrolase — MKLYTIDTGFFKLDGGAMFGVVPKSIWQRTNPADERNLCTWATRLLLIEDGKRLTLVDTGLGDKQDDKFFGHYFRHGDATLDNSLAQHGFHRDDITDVILTHLHFDHCGGAVIREGERLLPAFKNARFWSNEKHWNWALHPNPREKASFLKENILPIEESGQLAFLKEGDLFSPNVAMRYAYGHTESMMLPQISYKGKTILYMADLLPSVGHIPLPYVMSYDVRPLTTMEERQSYWQEIVDKEYILFLEHDPVHACCTLKQTDKGIRVAETFALENI, encoded by the coding sequence ATGAAGCTATATACTATTGATACCGGTTTTTTCAAGTTAGATGGTGGTGCCATGTTCGGCGTAGTTCCGAAATCGATTTGGCAACGAACGAATCCAGCTGATGAGCGGAATCTTTGCACATGGGCTACGCGATTGCTTCTGATCGAAGATGGAAAACGATTGACCTTGGTCGACACCGGCTTGGGCGATAAGCAGGATGACAAATTCTTTGGCCATTATTTTCGCCATGGTGACGCCACGCTAGATAATTCATTAGCACAGCATGGATTTCACCGAGACGATATAACCGACGTCATTCTTACGCACCTTCATTTCGACCATTGTGGAGGCGCGGTAATTCGCGAAGGAGAACGCTTACTTCCCGCTTTTAAAAACGCAAGATTTTGGAGCAATGAGAAACATTGGAATTGGGCACTGCATCCTAATCCGAGAGAAAAGGCATCCTTTTTAAAAGAGAATATCTTGCCTATCGAAGAAAGCGGACAATTAGCATTTTTGAAAGAGGGTGATCTCTTTTCTCCAAACGTAGCTATGCGGTATGCTTATGGACACACCGAGTCCATGATGCTCCCACAGATATCGTATAAGGGAAAAACTATTTTATACATGGCTGATCTCCTTCCTTCCGTAGGACACATCCCGCTACCCTATGTCATGAGCTACGACGTTCGACCATTGACCACTATGGAGGAAAGGCAGTCCTATTGGCAGGAAATTGTGGACAAGGAGTATATCCTATTCTTAGAACACGACCCGGTACACGCTTGCTGCACCCTAAAGCAGACGGACAAAGGAATTCGTGTAGCAGAGACTTTCGCGCTGGAAAACATATAG
- a CDS encoding 2-hydroxyacid dehydrogenase, whose amino-acid sequence MKVFISKNIPSPGIEALEKSGFEVYINESSHRLPQPDLIEACQEVDFLLNVGQGKLDADFFEACKHLKGVALTSVGFDHVDLDAATTHGIPVSNTPDVLSDATADIAFLLMLNVSRKAFFRAMQVVNGAWADFEFTKELGTTIQGKTLGIYGLGRIGLSLARKAQAAYDMKIIYHNRSRNIEAERLVDATYVNFDQLLTQSDVLSVHSNLTEETQYRFNKDAFKRMKSSAIFVNTARGKIHHELDLIDALSTGEIWGAGLDVTDPEPMQPDNPLLKMSNTCVFPHIGSATLETRTQMALLAANNIIAAKNGNNMPQVVNVDVYKKA is encoded by the coding sequence ATGAAGGTATTTATTTCAAAGAATATCCCTAGTCCCGGAATAGAAGCATTGGAAAAATCGGGATTTGAAGTTTACATTAATGAATCTAGCCACCGATTACCGCAACCGGATCTCATCGAGGCCTGCCAAGAAGTTGATTTCTTATTAAATGTTGGACAAGGAAAACTCGACGCAGATTTTTTCGAGGCCTGCAAGCATCTCAAAGGCGTAGCGCTGACCAGCGTAGGTTTTGATCACGTAGATCTTGATGCAGCGACCACACATGGAATCCCGGTAAGCAACACACCGGACGTATTGAGCGACGCGACTGCTGATATCGCATTTCTACTTATGCTTAACGTATCAAGAAAAGCTTTCTTTAGAGCAATGCAAGTTGTAAATGGCGCATGGGCGGACTTTGAATTCACCAAAGAACTCGGCACAACCATACAAGGAAAAACACTGGGCATTTACGGATTAGGCAGAATAGGGCTCTCCTTGGCGAGAAAAGCACAAGCAGCTTACGACATGAAGATTATCTACCACAACAGAAGCCGCAACATCGAAGCCGAACGTCTCGTCGATGCGACCTATGTCAATTTCGACCAACTGCTTACACAAAGTGATGTACTATCAGTACACAGCAACTTGACGGAGGAGACACAATACCGCTTTAACAAAGATGCCTTTAAACGTATGAAAAGCTCGGCTATATTTGTGAATACTGCCCGCGGAAAGATACATCATGAGTTGGATCTCATAGACGCGTTGTCTACTGGTGAGATCTGGGGTGCAGGACTAGATGTTACCGATCCAGAGCCAATGCAGCCCGATAATCCGCTGCTCAAGATGTCCAATACCTGCGTTTTCCCACATATAGGATCCGCAACGTTGGAAACCAGAACACAAATGGCACTGCTGGCAGCCAATAATATCATCGCTGCAAAAAATGGCAACAATATGCCGCAGGTAGTAAACGTTGACGTCTACAAAAAAGCATAA